The Corallococcus caeni genome includes a region encoding these proteins:
- the coaE gene encoding dephospho-CoA kinase (Dephospho-CoA kinase (CoaE) performs the final step in coenzyme A biosynthesis.), whose protein sequence is MHVFGLTGGIASGKSTVSRMLRELGARVLDADVLAREVVEPGTPGLTRIAERFPGVVGPDGRLDRVKLGAHIFADPAERAALNAIVHPEVRALFLQKLQALEAEGVTHVVYDVPLLIETGLHSAMEGVAVVWVPREAQKARLMARDGLDAAQAEARLQAQMALDDKRAHATWVIDNSGAPEATRPQVEAVWRAMLAHG, encoded by the coding sequence GTGCACGTCTTCGGCCTGACGGGTGGCATCGCCTCCGGCAAGAGCACGGTGAGCCGGATGCTGCGGGAACTGGGCGCGCGCGTGCTGGACGCGGACGTGCTCGCCCGGGAGGTGGTGGAGCCCGGCACGCCCGGCCTCACGCGCATCGCGGAGCGCTTCCCCGGCGTGGTGGGCCCCGACGGCCGCCTGGACCGGGTGAAGCTGGGCGCGCACATCTTCGCGGACCCCGCGGAGAGGGCCGCCCTCAACGCCATCGTGCACCCGGAGGTGCGCGCCCTCTTCCTCCAGAAGCTCCAGGCGCTGGAGGCGGAGGGCGTCACCCACGTCGTCTACGACGTCCCGCTGCTCATCGAGACGGGGCTGCACTCGGCCATGGAGGGCGTGGCCGTGGTGTGGGTGCCGCGCGAGGCGCAGAAGGCGCGGCTGATGGCGCGCGACGGCCTGGACGCGGCCCAGGCGGAGGCGCGGCTCCAGGCGCAGATGGCGCTGGACGACAAGCGCGCGCACGCGACGTGGGTCATCGACAACAGCGGGGCCCCCGAGGCCACCCGCCCCCAGGTGGAAGCCGTGTGGCGGGCGATGCTCGCGCACGGCTGA
- a CDS encoding O-antigen ligase family protein, with protein sequence MGPGAQEQRRDVLSFYMLAGFAAVMYAVPGEWIPALEPLRLALLTSGLGAGLMVMRRIGKAEPIFFDGSRGIALLAFSSLAFCSVAWSVNPEVTRFQGVELLKLTAIYLTLVNVITSPKRLAVVCGAMVLGAIVTSIGVINWYIVGENMVEGFRSRWVGVYADPNHMAMNMVLVVPLAVAFLARKSTPWVFRLLCAVSAVLAVVAIVLSHSRGGFIGLSVAMALWAIREKRRMQAIVLGTVFVAGLAVFAPKSFWQRNETVAAFHEDASAMGRVYAWQVASRMSLDRPLLGVGAGGFRYAWFQYAPPEAHRAYVAHNIFLDVIGELGWIGLLCFLVFSGGAVGGAVAASADSEMGWLARALSASVAGYLICDLFSGYILSAHCYVLFGLAASAHRIAQARERALAVGRQPAVNTAPVATWEGSGHAA encoded by the coding sequence ATGGGACCGGGCGCGCAGGAGCAGCGTCGCGACGTACTGTCTTTCTACATGCTCGCGGGGTTCGCGGCGGTGATGTACGCGGTGCCGGGTGAGTGGATCCCCGCGCTGGAGCCGCTGCGGCTCGCGCTGCTGACGTCAGGGCTGGGCGCGGGCCTGATGGTGATGCGCCGCATCGGCAAGGCGGAGCCCATCTTCTTCGACGGCTCGCGGGGCATCGCGCTGCTGGCGTTCTCGTCGCTGGCGTTCTGCTCGGTGGCGTGGAGCGTGAATCCGGAGGTGACGCGCTTCCAGGGCGTGGAGCTGCTGAAGCTCACGGCCATCTACCTGACGCTCGTCAACGTCATCACCAGCCCCAAGCGGCTGGCGGTGGTGTGCGGCGCGATGGTGCTGGGCGCCATCGTGACGTCCATTGGCGTCATCAACTGGTACATCGTCGGCGAGAACATGGTGGAGGGCTTCCGCTCGCGCTGGGTCGGCGTGTACGCGGACCCCAACCACATGGCCATGAACATGGTGCTGGTGGTGCCGCTCGCGGTGGCGTTCCTCGCGCGCAAGAGCACCCCGTGGGTGTTCCGCCTGCTGTGCGCGGTGTCCGCGGTGCTGGCGGTGGTGGCCATCGTGCTGTCGCACTCGCGCGGCGGCTTCATCGGCCTGTCGGTGGCGATGGCCCTGTGGGCCATCCGCGAGAAGCGCCGCATGCAGGCCATCGTGCTGGGCACGGTGTTCGTCGCGGGCCTGGCGGTGTTCGCGCCCAAGAGCTTCTGGCAGCGCAACGAGACGGTGGCGGCGTTCCACGAGGACGCGTCCGCCATGGGCCGTGTGTACGCGTGGCAGGTGGCCAGCCGCATGAGCCTGGACAGGCCGCTGCTGGGCGTGGGCGCGGGCGGCTTCCGCTACGCGTGGTTCCAGTACGCGCCGCCGGAGGCGCACCGCGCCTACGTGGCGCACAACATCTTCCTCGACGTCATCGGGGAGCTCGGGTGGATTGGCCTCCTGTGCTTCCTGGTGTTCTCGGGCGGGGCCGTGGGCGGGGCGGTGGCCGCGTCGGCGGACTCGGAGATGGGGTGGCTGGCCCGGGCGCTGTCCGCGTCGGTGGCGGGCTACCTCATCTGTGACTTGTTCTCTGGGTACATCCTGTCCGCGCACTGCTACGTGCTCTTCGGCCTGGCCGCGAGCGCGCACCGCATCGCGCAGGCACGGGAGCGCGCCCTGGCGGTGGGGAGGCAGCCGGCGGTGAACACCGCGCCGGTGGCCACGTGGGAGGGGTCTGGGCATGCGGCGTGA
- a CDS encoding DUF6178 family protein — protein MSQNGKTNGGGSPLAPREERQRLMRLSPRQRVAALFDAEDTAALVRSLPAEDLYVTIQEVGLADTTELVQLASPAQFRTFVDLGGWAKDKLDPHAVLTWLRAARGDEPEDFLRKVHAVDLEVVETLLKEFTVVHDLEENPDVNPQGMTLETPEGRYLVELKVEGVEMSAMRALLNDLIAQNPFEAVRLFEAVRWEIPSELEETAFQFRRARLADLGFPSLEDALSLFSRVDVPPRPTSSGTPALTATGGHVDYLEAAFRDLSDVERMNAEDELREVANAVLVAELGDPGDLDAVRRVGEWVRDYLSLGLEHLTGAAPAKAPEVLRDTPLRRVFQVGFTLTLQLKYRADRLFKVPFVKLDDVPLVLPEEAAALEALRRKRPRRALRVPGAEAVPFRSLREVAGSEALLARAEGQVAALGALLGGTEDAARTVLARFGVSLDVLGVERLWAAGVSMAVLEERVDVRPVPLGRTAELGQRLFEGTPESPRLRASAAERAVAALSPAVPEAAREELRRVVNSTLARLLSELGPAWLREGRLDVIASAVLPMETAPVP, from the coding sequence GTGTCCCAGAACGGCAAGACGAATGGTGGTGGTTCGCCCCTCGCGCCCCGCGAGGAGCGTCAGCGGTTGATGCGCCTGTCCCCGCGCCAGCGGGTGGCGGCGCTCTTCGACGCGGAGGACACGGCGGCGCTGGTGCGCTCGCTGCCGGCGGAGGACCTCTACGTCACCATCCAGGAGGTGGGGCTGGCGGACACGACGGAGCTCGTGCAGCTGGCGTCCCCCGCGCAGTTCCGCACCTTCGTGGACCTGGGCGGCTGGGCGAAGGACAAGCTGGACCCGCACGCGGTGCTCACCTGGCTGCGCGCCGCGCGCGGGGACGAGCCGGAGGACTTCCTTCGCAAGGTGCACGCGGTGGACCTGGAGGTGGTGGAGACGCTCCTCAAGGAGTTCACCGTCGTCCACGACCTGGAGGAGAACCCGGACGTCAACCCGCAGGGGATGACGCTGGAGACCCCGGAGGGCCGCTACCTGGTGGAGCTGAAGGTGGAGGGCGTGGAGATGTCCGCCATGCGCGCGCTCCTCAACGACCTCATCGCGCAGAACCCCTTCGAAGCGGTGCGCCTCTTCGAGGCCGTGCGCTGGGAGATCCCCTCCGAGCTGGAGGAGACCGCGTTCCAGTTCCGCCGCGCGCGCCTCGCCGACCTGGGCTTCCCCTCGCTGGAGGACGCCCTGTCCCTCTTCAGCCGCGTGGACGTGCCGCCGCGCCCCACGTCTTCCGGGACGCCCGCGCTCACCGCCACGGGCGGCCACGTGGACTACCTGGAGGCGGCCTTCCGGGACCTGTCCGACGTGGAGCGGATGAACGCGGAGGACGAGCTGCGGGAGGTGGCCAACGCCGTGCTCGTCGCGGAGCTGGGCGACCCGGGCGACCTGGACGCCGTGCGCCGCGTGGGGGAATGGGTGCGCGACTACCTGTCGTTGGGCCTGGAGCACTTGACGGGTGCCGCCCCCGCGAAGGCGCCAGAGGTGCTGCGCGACACGCCCCTGCGCCGCGTCTTCCAGGTGGGCTTCACGCTGACGCTCCAGCTCAAGTACCGCGCGGACCGCCTCTTCAAGGTGCCCTTCGTGAAGCTGGACGACGTGCCGCTGGTGCTCCCGGAGGAGGCCGCCGCGCTGGAGGCCCTCCGCCGCAAGCGCCCCCGCAGGGCGCTGCGCGTCCCCGGCGCGGAGGCCGTGCCGTTCCGCTCCCTGCGCGAGGTGGCCGGTTCGGAGGCGCTGCTCGCGCGCGCGGAGGGCCAGGTGGCGGCGCTGGGCGCGCTCCTGGGCGGTACGGAGGACGCGGCGCGCACCGTGCTGGCGCGCTTCGGCGTGTCGCTGGACGTGCTGGGCGTGGAGCGGCTGTGGGCGGCCGGCGTCTCCATGGCCGTGCTGGAGGAGCGCGTGGACGTGCGGCCCGTGCCGCTGGGGCGCACCGCGGAGCTGGGGCAGCGCCTCTTCGAGGGCACCCCGGAGTCCCCCCGCCTGCGGGCGAGCGCGGCGGAGCGCGCGGTGGCGGCGCTGTCGCCCGCGGTGCCGGAAGCGGCGCGCGAGGAGCTGCGTCGGGTGGTGAACTCCACGCTGGCGCGCCTGCTGTCGGAGCTGGGCCCGGCGTGGCTGCGCGAGGGGCGCCTGGACGTGATCGCCTCCGCGGTCCTACCGATGGAGACCGCACCGGTCCCGTAG
- the yihA gene encoding ribosome biogenesis GTP-binding protein YihA/YsxC, whose translation MIKIIDARFVTTAVELKGLPTDHAAEVAFVGRSNVGKSSMINALTNRRKLVRVSNTPGRTRTLNFFDVDLDRDGVRHTVRLADLPGYGFAKASKADKAQWQEMITTYLKNRHRLEVVVSIIDAEVGPTPEDLQTLDYLQEHNRRILVVATKVDRLTKAQRKPRLQKLAEQLELPREAVIPFSSTEKLGVEEVWGTLLDTFGKATRV comes from the coding sequence TTGATCAAGATCATCGACGCCCGCTTCGTCACCACCGCCGTGGAGCTCAAGGGACTGCCCACGGACCACGCCGCGGAGGTGGCCTTCGTCGGCCGCTCCAACGTCGGCAAGTCGTCCATGATCAACGCCCTGACGAACCGGCGGAAGCTGGTGCGCGTGTCCAACACGCCGGGGCGCACCCGCACGCTCAACTTCTTCGACGTGGACCTGGACCGCGACGGCGTGCGCCACACGGTGCGCCTGGCGGACCTGCCCGGCTACGGCTTCGCCAAGGCGAGCAAGGCGGACAAGGCCCAGTGGCAGGAGATGATCACCACCTACCTCAAGAACCGGCACCGGTTGGAGGTGGTGGTGAGCATCATCGACGCGGAGGTGGGCCCCACGCCGGAGGACCTGCAGACGCTGGACTACCTCCAGGAGCACAACCGCCGCATCCTCGTCGTGGCCACCAAGGTGGACCGGCTGACGAAGGCGCAGCGCAAGCCCCGGTTGCAGAAGCTGGCGGAGCAGTTGGAGCTGCCCCGCGAGGCGGTCATCCCGTTCTCCTCCACGGAGAAGCTGGGCGTGGAGGAGGTGTGGGGCACGCTGCTGGACACCTTCGGCAAGGCCACCCGCGTCTGA
- a CDS encoding SDR family oxidoreductase, which produces MSETSKTRHDRPGTYFITGYPGFIGKRLVEHIAREDPQGLIYALVQPKAFKEAQALAAKVTGARVELLTGDAVDMHLGLSGEEYQRLCEQVTDIFHLAAVSQLGVPKETAWRVNVDGTRNLLELARDCEHLSRFNHFSTCYVSGDRVGVIAEDELDRGQAFRNAYEETKFQAERLVQRAAATLPVTIFRPSSVVGDSRTGEIDRFEGPYYLGILLVTSPLVVPLPLPGNGVAPLNVVPVDFVVEAVWRLSRDARAQGRTFHLVDPNPMSARRVYELIAEKAHKRLPRFNLSARAADVMLRLPVLEKLARPQRAAISYVNHLAIYNCHNTLELLDGTGVRCPPLSSYLDQLVAYVREQYKQRKEGAEVEDPLDHGPLPSPDEVSAPRSRR; this is translated from the coding sequence ATGAGCGAGACGTCGAAGACGCGGCACGACAGGCCCGGCACCTACTTCATCACCGGGTACCCGGGGTTCATCGGCAAGCGGCTGGTGGAGCACATCGCGCGGGAGGACCCGCAGGGGCTCATCTACGCGCTCGTGCAGCCCAAGGCCTTCAAGGAGGCGCAGGCGCTCGCGGCGAAGGTCACGGGCGCGCGCGTGGAGCTGCTCACCGGTGACGCGGTGGACATGCACCTGGGCCTGTCCGGCGAGGAGTACCAGCGCCTGTGCGAACAGGTGACGGACATCTTCCACCTGGCCGCGGTGTCACAGCTGGGCGTGCCCAAGGAGACCGCGTGGCGGGTGAACGTGGACGGCACGCGCAACCTGCTGGAGCTGGCGCGCGACTGCGAGCACCTCTCGCGCTTCAACCACTTCTCCACCTGCTACGTGTCCGGCGACCGCGTGGGCGTCATCGCCGAGGACGAGCTGGACCGGGGCCAGGCCTTCCGCAACGCCTACGAGGAGACGAAGTTCCAGGCGGAGCGGCTGGTGCAGCGCGCGGCGGCCACCCTCCCCGTCACCATCTTCCGGCCGTCCAGCGTGGTGGGTGACTCGCGCACGGGCGAAATCGACCGCTTCGAGGGCCCGTACTACCTGGGCATCCTGCTCGTCACGTCCCCGCTGGTGGTGCCGCTGCCGCTGCCGGGCAACGGCGTCGCGCCGCTCAACGTGGTGCCAGTGGACTTCGTGGTGGAGGCCGTGTGGCGGCTGTCGCGGGACGCGCGGGCCCAGGGGCGCACCTTCCACCTGGTGGACCCCAACCCCATGAGCGCGCGGCGCGTGTACGAGCTCATCGCGGAGAAGGCCCACAAGCGGCTGCCGCGCTTCAACCTGTCCGCGCGCGCCGCGGACGTGATGCTGCGGCTGCCCGTGCTGGAGAAGCTGGCGCGGCCGCAGCGCGCCGCCATCAGCTACGTGAACCACCTGGCCATCTACAATTGTCACAACACACTGGAGCTGCTGGACGGCACCGGCGTGCGCTGCCCACCGCTGTCGTCGTATCTGGATCAGCTCGTCGCCTACGTGCGTGAGCAATACAAGCAGCGCAAGGAGGGCGCGGAGGTGGAGGATCCGCTCGACCACGGACCGCTGCCTTCCCCCGACGAAGTCTCGGCGCCCCGTTCGCGCCGCTGA
- a CDS encoding multiheme c-type cytochrome, producing the protein MSSRAFRVFSALLLAVCGGLAGAADFTGPDSCKGCHPEAYDAWMKSKHARATETLAEGQKKDARCLSCHAPDQAEQQLSAVTCETCHGGGQYYSPSYVMKDPELARLVGLVDPSEKQCRTCHDASSPSLRPFDFKEALKAIDHWSAERARKQTRADATPAPTTPAPATAKK; encoded by the coding sequence ATGTCTTCTCGTGCCTTCCGGGTCTTTTCCGCCCTCCTGCTCGCCGTGTGTGGTGGCCTCGCTGGCGCCGCGGACTTCACGGGTCCCGACAGCTGCAAGGGCTGCCACCCGGAGGCGTACGACGCGTGGATGAAGTCCAAGCACGCCCGTGCGACGGAGACGCTGGCGGAGGGGCAGAAGAAGGACGCGCGCTGCCTGTCCTGCCACGCGCCGGACCAGGCGGAGCAGCAGCTGTCGGCCGTCACCTGTGAGACGTGCCACGGCGGCGGGCAGTACTACTCTCCGTCCTACGTGATGAAGGACCCGGAGCTGGCGCGGCTGGTGGGGCTGGTGGACCCGTCGGAGAAGCAGTGCCGCACCTGCCATGACGCGTCCTCGCCGTCCCTGCGTCCGTTCGATTTCAAGGAAGCGCTGAAGGCCATCGACCACTGGTCCGCTGAACGTGCCCGCAAGCAGACCCGCGCGGACGCGACCCCTGCCCCCACGACGCCGGCTCCCGCCACGGCGAAGAAGTAA